CAAGAGCATGCTGGTCGCTTTCCAGTACGACACCGGTGCGGTGGGCGCTCTGTACTATTCGCGGGAGATTCCGTCCCTCCTCGGCGGGCTTCGGTTGTCGAAGCTCTTCGGCCGCGAAGGCATCATCACCTTCGAGTCAAACGGCGTGTTCATTTTGGTGCGAGGTAGGCGTCGACGTCTGCCCCGACTAAAACTCTTGCCCGGCTTCCGCGACATCCGCGGATACCGTGCCATGTATCGCGACTTCGTCAGCGCCATCAAGAAGGGAACCACGCCCGAGATGAGCCTCGAACGGGCGAGAGAGGACCATCGTTTGATGGACGCCGTGTATGCGAGCGCGGATTCCATGGAGCTCGCCTGCTCGTGACCATCGCCGGACGTTTCGACTTCGACATCGTCATCATTGGCAGCGGCACGGGAGGGGGGACGGTGGCCTATACCCTGGCGGGGACGGGAGCGCGCATCCTCATCGTCGAGCGGGGCGACTTCGTTCCCCAGGAGGACGAGAACTGGAGTCCTCACGCGGTGTGGGGTGATCTCAGGTATCGAACGTCCGAGCGCTGGGTCGACCGGCTCGGAAGGGAGTTCGTTCCCTACACCCACTATTGTGTCGGAGGCAACTCGAAGTTCTGGGGGTCCGTACTGTTTCGTCTGCGGCGCGAGGACTTCCGCGAGCTCCAGCACCGGGGCGGAGTCTCACCTGCATGGCCCATTAGCTACGAGACGCTTGCCCCTTATTACGATCGCGCCGAGCACCTCTATCACGTCCATGGCCGAGATGGAGCCGACCCGACCGAGCCGCCGCGAGGACCGTTCCCGCACCCACCCGTGGAACACCAGGGGCGAATCGCCGTCATCGTCGAACGACTGCGTGCCCTCGGGCTGCACCCGTCGTATCTGCCCCTCGGGGTGTTGCATCCGGGCGAGCCCGGCGGCTGCATCCTCTGCAATACGTGCAACTCGTACCCCTGCAAGATACGGGCGAAGAGCGACGCCGACGTCTGCTCGGTAACACCCGCACTCGAGCACGACAACGTCACGCTGTGGACTAGCGCTTATACCGAGCGCCTAGTGACGAACGGGAGCGGCGACAAGGTGGTCGCAGCGGAGGTGATACGCGAGGGTCAGCCGGTACGCGTCGAAGCGCCGCTCTTCGTCGTCTCCTGTGGCGCGGTGAATTCTGCCGCTCTGCTCCTGCGCTCGAGTAATGACGTCCATTGCAACGGGCTGGCGAACTCGTCAGGCCTCGTGGGCCGCAACTACATGTCCCACGTCGTCACCATGCTCGGCGCCTTCATGCCGCCCCGCCACGACACCAGGTTTCAAAAAACCGTCGCCATCAACGATTTCTACTTACGCGGTCCCGATGCCGACTACCCCCTCGGACACCTTCAGTCGCAGGGACGCTCCCACGCGGCCATTGCGAGGGCCGCTGGGCCGCCGGGGTCCCGCCAAGTGCCCAACTGGGCCTACGACGCGTGGTTCGCGCGCGGAGTCGAGTGGCTCGCCATGAGCGAGGATCTGCCCAGTCCCGAGAATCGCGTGACTCTGACGACCGACGGGCGCATCCGGCTCCAACGGGAGGTGTCCAACGTCGAGGCCCACCGGGAGCTCGTCGCCCTCACCCGGCGGTTGCTCCGCAAGGTCGGTGCCTGGTTCGTCATGGCGATCCCTCTCGGTGACTTCAACACCACGCATCAGTGTGGCACCGCGGTTTTCGGCACCGATTCGAAGACATCGGTTCTGGATCCATGGTGCCGGTCC
The window above is part of the Vicinamibacteria bacterium genome. Proteins encoded here:
- a CDS encoding GMC family oxidoreductase gives rise to the protein MTIAGRFDFDIVIIGSGTGGGTVAYTLAGTGARILIVERGDFVPQEDENWSPHAVWGDLRYRTSERWVDRLGREFVPYTHYCVGGNSKFWGSVLFRLRREDFRELQHRGGVSPAWPISYETLAPYYDRAEHLYHVHGRDGADPTEPPRGPFPHPPVEHQGRIAVIVERLRALGLHPSYLPLGVLHPGEPGGCILCNTCNSYPCKIRAKSDADVCSVTPALEHDNVTLWTSAYTERLVTNGSGDKVVAAEVIREGQPVRVEAPLFVVSCGAVNSAALLLRSSNDVHCNGLANSSGLVGRNYMSHVVTMLGAFMPPRHDTRFQKTVAINDFYLRGPDADYPLGHLQSQGRSHAAIARAAGPPGSRQVPNWAYDAWFARGVEWLAMSEDLPSPENRVTLTTDGRIRLQREVSNVEAHRELVALTRRLLRKVGAWFVMAIPLGDFNTTHQCGTAVFGTDSKTSVLDPWCRSHDVENLFVVDASFFPSSAAVNPALTIAAQALRTADHIKETHLR